Below is a window of Desmonostoc muscorum LEGE 12446 DNA.
CATTCAATGAAGCATGAAAAGATTATTAATTACTGGAGCTAGTGGTTTTTTAGGATGGCATCTTTGCCAGCTTGCAAAACAAGAATGGGAAATTTATGCTACTTATTTATCCCATCCTATAGAAATTCCTGGCGTTAAAATATTAAAAGTTAACTTGACAGACTTTCAAGAATTACAGTACATATTTAGTACCATCAAACCAGCAGCAGTTATTCATACCGCTGCTCAGTCACAACCAAACTTTTGTCAAATTCATCCTGAAGAATCACACGCAATTAATGTTACAGCATCCTGCAATATTGCCGGACTTTGTGCGGATAATTCTATTCCTTGTGCTTTTACCTCAACCGACTTAGTGTTTGATGGTTTAAATGCTCCTTATTGCGAAACAGATTCTGTCTGTCCTGTAAACATTTACGGCGAGCAAAAAGCCATAGCTGAAGCAGGTATGCTAGAGCGATATCCCATGACCGCAGTATGCCGAATGCCCTTAATGTTTGGCACAGCAACACCCACAGCAAAAAGTTTTATTCAGCCATTTATTCAAACTTTAAAAGACGAGAAAGAACTAAACTTATTTATTGATGAATTCCGCACACCAGTAAGTGGAATAACTGCGGCAAAAGGATTGTTATTAGCATTAGAGAAAGTTAACGGTATTATTCACTTGGGTGGAAAAGAGCGCATTTCTCGCTATGATTTTGGTCGGCTATTAATCGAGGTATTTGAACTCCCCACCATAGGACTGAAATCTTGCCGACAACAAGATGTG
It encodes the following:
- a CDS encoding SDR family oxidoreductase; the protein is MKRLLITGASGFLGWHLCQLAKQEWEIYATYLSHPIEIPGVKILKVNLTDFQELQYIFSTIKPAAVIHTAAQSQPNFCQIHPEESHAINVTASCNIAGLCADNSIPCAFTSTDLVFDGLNAPYCETDSVCPVNIYGEQKAIAEAGMLERYPMTAVCRMPLMFGTATPTAKSFIQPFIQTLKDEKELNLFIDEFRTPVSGITAAKGLLLALEKVNGIIHLGGKERISRYDFGRLLIEVFELPTIGLKSCRQQDVKMAAPRPTDVSLDSSKAFALGYQPLSIKEELQKLKGRL